From a single Lolium rigidum isolate FL_2022 chromosome 7, APGP_CSIRO_Lrig_0.1, whole genome shotgun sequence genomic region:
- the LOC124669177 gene encoding auxin-responsive protein SAUR71-like has protein sequence MKKGGLLGCVSTGACRVAPGAVASPSSPTGKVPAGHVPVEVGAEGEETERFLVPAELLGRPAIAELLRTAAQEYGYARRGPLRIPCPAAAFRRLLSALAGRDCRPLTLPYYAAVVV, from the coding sequence ATGAAGAAAGGCGGCCTGCTGGGGTGCGTGTCCACGGGCGCCTGCAGGGTGGCGCCGGGAGCCGTCGCCTCCCCGTCCTCGCCGACAGGGAAGGTGCCGGCGGGCCACGTGCCGGTGGAGGTCGGCGCCGAGGGCGAGGAGACGGAGCGCTTCCTCGTGCCGGCCGAGCTGCTCGGCCGCCCCGCCATCGCCGAGCTGCTCCGCACTGCCGCGCAGGAGTACGGCTACGCGCGCCGCGGCCCGCTCCGCATCccctgccccgccgccgccttccgaCGCCTCCTCAGCGCGCTCGCGGGCAGGGACTGCAGGCCGCTCACCCTGCCCTActacgccgccgtcgtcgtctga